The Scylla paramamosain isolate STU-SP2022 chromosome 39, ASM3559412v1, whole genome shotgun sequence genome includes a window with the following:
- the LOC135092017 gene encoding cilium assembly protein DZIP1-like: MSPSGGATNPSGVEFPSQRRERIDWHKLASIDFRDLTSGCPIEILQENLTQVAFCDAETEFDLGTVAGQKNLLKMFRLSQLTVQYLFMSQDFMETQLKEAQEEAQQVSEKYQQVKTKLLQQVEEAKKMKVTNKNMRETVKQINSFAIANGIFQAVKCPQCPKTFRSSDFLQSHLWRKHPNQAASLTLPQAAPNVIPSPISPAHVTLVPSSATNHTIQGPMQGPIQGPSAGVEVKTQEAATSAPLPPSQASKVNDVDSYRLNEIERKCDTMGDNLLRLFRELEEQKRILEADHSKKQEEVKKAWEEKKNMEEYYKAQLDKLSRQISKLQSTSVAHVSPQPANEEIRELVRRQEEEVRRLQEQIESHAAENRVEEIRGLEDVDGLSEELQELRSQLRHQEKQHKKSMKEMQESLQKSYEKALNAEKEKLRDMMKDMALGETPTAVIPHKPPPSPKTKPQKPPTPNLATRPSAIPQMESLPSASPPQESTREGRGTAQPQHRPTALRPHHMDAEDTESESESRSETDTSYWNQNELKVKPLQTTSVGVDRDKADRTGKTNTSSHNKESSSESSMESVEEGESQTESEASSESLHLEALLKDNPKLWGQMKDATSDVLASRLASLGVDPSSRGIKTDTLTACLSQLRKDRRNLERKHENFHDLRKRLENEVRMKVDDKIDDADTDDTPDEQPSRSASTAKRSGVLTRMVRNMQSKVKERSKALSSSVSKTGTSVRSGVRDIFQAGGRNSDSVQAIPGSHGKAEDVTGQGSSEEESSVESEGDSSSARIEVHHETLKSVKRNLFPGPSTASGSSTRPSHSLGYFDNKTYGEEDEGSSTGWESEPEYENMKEEPPKRSDSLRLSLDSADLHSTPQDIWQPVKEPQPIKVKRPTGEKVSDLTRTIEQQLSGRRKSKLAGAVDITKSFEVSSGSAVGRPGTSGSPMSATRRASTPHDSTLSQHDLQSASESSNTIGTSMWGSNEVIAKGSGKVKQARPSTSKVTVHSWDSDEDLDISDLE, from the exons ATGTCCCCTTCAGGAGGCGCCACAAACCCCTCGGGAGTTGAGTTCCCTTCACAGCGGCGGGAGCGAATAGACTGGCACAAACTAGCCTCTATTGACTTCCGTGACCTGACCTCGGGATGTCCTATAGAGATCCTGCAGGAAAATTTGACCCAGGTTGCTTTCTGTGACGCCGAGACAGAGTTTGACCTGGGGACAGTGGCAGGACAGAAGAACCTTTTGAAAATGTTCCGCCTGTCCCAGCTCACGGTCCAGTACTTGTTTATGTCACAGGACTTTATGGAGACGCAGCTGAAAGAGGCACAGGAGGAGGCCCAGCAGGTCTCCGAGAAGTATCAGCAG GTAAAGACTAAGTTACTACAGCAGGTGGAAGAGGCCAAGAAGATGAAGGTGACCAACAAAAACATGCGTGAGACAGTCAAGCAAATCAACTCCTTTGCAATCGCCAATGGGATATTTCAAGCCGTCAAGTGTCCGCAGTGCCCAAAGACCTTCCGCAGTAGTGATTTTCTTCAGTCGCACCTCTGGCGGAAGCACCCAAACCAGGCAGCTTCATTGACCCTTCCGCAGGCTGCCCCTAATGTCATCCCGTCCCCTATCAGCCCAGCACATGTCACCCTAGTCCCTTCCTCAGCTACTAATCATACTATACAGGGTCCTATGCAGGGTCCTATACAGGGTCCAAGTGCTGGTGTGGAGGTTAAGACACAGGAGGCTGCAACCAGCGCCCCCTTGCCTCCTTCTCAAGCCTCCAAAGTGAATGATGTGGACTCCTACAGGCTGAACGAGATTGAGAGGAAGTGTGACACGATGGGTGACAACTTGCTGCGTCTGTTTAGGGAATTAGAGGAGCAGAAAAGGATCCTAGAGGCAGACCACAgcaagaagcaggaggaggtgaagaaagcctgggaggagaagaagaatatggAGGAATATTACAAGGCACAGCTGGACAAGTTGAGCAGACAGATATCAAAGCTGCAGAGTACAAGTGTGGCCCATGTCTCACCCCAGCCGGCCAATGAGGAGATCCGGGAGCTGGTgaggcggcaggaggaggaggtgaggcggcTGCAGGAGCAGATTGAGTCTCATGCTGCTGAGAACAGGGTGGAGGAAATCAGGGGGCTTGAGGATGTTGATGGACTGTCCGAGGAACTTCAAGAACTCAGAAGCCAACTTCGCCACCAGGAGAAGCAGCACAAAAAGTCAATGAAGGAAATGCAGGAGTCCCTTCAGAAGAGCTACGAGAAGGCCCTCAacgcagagaaggaaaaactccGGGACATGATGAAAGACATGGCCCTGGGGGAGACACCAACGGCAGTCATCCCACACAAGCCTCCACCATCTCCTAAAACAAAGCCCCAAAAACCACCCACACCAAACTTAGCCACAAGACCCTCTGCAATACCTCAGATGGAGTCCTTGCCCTCTGCCTCTCCACCACAGGAGTCcacaagggaggggagaggcacaGCACAGCCACAGCACAGACCCACAGCCCTGCGGCCTCACCACATGGATGCCGAGGACACGGAGAGTGAGTCTGAATCTAGGAGTGAGACGGACACTTCTTACTGGAACCAGAATGAGCTGAAGGTGAAGCCTCTGCAGACCACCAGTGTAGGGGTGGACAGGGACAAGGCAGACAGGACGGGCAAGACAAACACCAGTAGCCACAACAAAGAATCCTCCAGTGAGTCATCAATGGAGTcagtggaggaaggggagagtcaGACAGAGAGTGAGGCATCCTCAGAGTCTCTCCACCTGGAAGCGTTACTGAAGGACAACCCAAAGCTCTGGGGACAGATGAAGGACGCCACCTCAGATGTCCTTGCGTCCCGCCTGGCATCCCTGGGTGTTGACCCTTCCTCCAGGGGCATCAAGACTGACACCCTGACTGCCTGCCTCTCCCAGctgaggaaggacaggaggaacCTTGAGAGGAAACACGAAAACTTCCATGACCTGAGGAAGCGACTGGAGAATGAGGTGAGGATGAAGGTTGATGACAAGATAGATGATGCTGACACTGATGACACACCAGATGAGCAGCCCTCCAGGTCAGCCAGCACTGCCAAGAGGTCTGGGGTGCTGACACGGATGGTGAGGAACATGCAGTCCAAGGTGAAGGAGCGCTCCAAGGCCCTCTCGTCATCAGTGTCCAAAACAGGGACATCTGTGCGGTCTGGAGTGCGGGACATCTTCCAGGCAGGCGGCAGGAACAGTGACAGCGTGCAGGCGATACCAGGCAGCCATGGGAAGGCTGAGGATGTGACAGGACAGGGAAGCTCAGAAGAGGAGAGCTCAGTGGAATCTGAGGGTGACTCCAGCAGTGCAAGAATCGAGGTGCATCATGAAACTCTCAAATCAGTGAAGAGAAACCTTTTCCCGGGACCCAGCACAGCATCGGGCTCCAGCACACGTCCCAGCCACTCCTTAGGGTACTTTGACAATAAGACCtatggggaggaggacgagggcaGTAGCACGGGGTGGGAATCAGAGCCAGAGTATGAGAACATGAAGGAGGAACCACCCAAGAGAAGCGACAGCCTGCGTCTCTCACTGGACTCTGCCGACCTGCACAGCACCCCACAGGACATCTGGCAACCTGTCAAGGAGCCACAGCCTATCAAGGTCAAGCGGCCAACTGGGGAGAAGGTCAGCGATCTCACCCGCACCATCGAGCAGCAGCTAAGTGGCCGGAGGAAGTCAAAGCTGGCAGGGGCAGTCGACATCACCAAAAGCTTTGAGGTGTCTTCTGGCAGTGCTGTGGGGAGACCTGGCACTTCAGGCTCCCCCATGAGTGCCACCAGGAGGGCCAGCACCCCACACGACTCCACACTCAGCCAACACGATCTTCAAAGCGCCAGTGAGTCTTCCAACACTATCGGCACTAGTATGTGGGGGTCAAATGAAGTCATAGCTAAAGGTTCAGGCAAGGTCAAGCAGGCCCGGCCCTCCACCAGTAAGGTCACAGTACATTCCTGGGACTCAGATGAGGACCTGGACATTAGTGACCTAGAATAA